The following coding sequences are from one Cytobacillus sp. IB215665 window:
- a CDS encoding DUF418 domain-containing protein yields MNSVSALGKDRIVSLDIIRGFALFGIFLVNMPSFSGSEFMTYTGIDKTIRLLFDLFVQTKFYTIFSFLFGLGFYIFMTRAEARGANVNWIFSKRLLALLLFGVLHILFFWHGDILHTYAVAGFLLLLFYRRKAKTILIWAFVLLLSFQFLMGVSALFAQLSESFTDVNLNEEIVQETMAEGIEKKHAFQTMSYVQLMNWRISNEVPLLLGNLPLILPDILGTFLLGLFAGKIDLFRRVSALKKQLKRTQLITLLLSIPSLAMIIYLYSQHESVTFMFSAQNYFFVSFSGMVLSIFYIVTIILLLESELWQELLQPLRYAGQMALTNYLGQTIICFILFFGFGLYGKITLWQGLIVTIIIFPIQIIFSYIWLRRFQFGPFEWIWRTITYGKVQRLSKINPSN; encoded by the coding sequence ATGAATAGCGTATCCGCTTTAGGAAAAGATAGGATCGTATCATTAGACATTATTAGGGGTTTTGCACTGTTTGGTATATTCTTAGTAAATATGCCTTCTTTTTCTGGCAGTGAGTTTATGACATATACAGGAATCGATAAAACGATAAGGCTATTATTTGATTTATTCGTTCAAACAAAATTTTATACTATTTTTTCGTTTCTATTTGGTCTAGGATTTTATATTTTTATGACTCGTGCCGAAGCGAGGGGGGCAAACGTTAATTGGATATTTTCAAAAAGATTATTGGCACTTTTGCTATTTGGAGTACTTCACATCCTCTTTTTTTGGCATGGCGATATATTACATACATACGCGGTAGCAGGCTTTCTTCTACTACTATTTTATCGTAGAAAAGCAAAAACAATATTAATTTGGGCTTTCGTCCTTCTTCTTTCATTTCAGTTTCTTATGGGAGTTTCAGCGTTATTTGCCCAACTATCTGAATCATTCACAGATGTAAATTTAAATGAAGAAATTGTTCAAGAGACAATGGCAGAGGGGATTGAAAAAAAGCATGCCTTTCAAACAATGTCTTATGTTCAATTAATGAACTGGAGAATATCCAACGAGGTACCATTGTTATTAGGTAACCTTCCACTAATCTTACCAGACATATTAGGGACATTTTTACTCGGCTTGTTCGCTGGTAAAATCGATTTATTCCGAAGAGTATCAGCGTTGAAAAAACAGCTTAAAAGAACTCAGCTCATCACCTTGCTGCTTAGTATTCCATCATTAGCTATGATCATTTATCTGTACAGCCAGCATGAATCAGTAACTTTTATGTTTAGTGCGCAGAACTATTTTTTTGTAAGCTTTAGCGGAATGGTACTCTCTATTTTTTATATTGTGACAATTATACTGTTGCTAGAAAGTGAATTATGGCAAGAGTTATTACAGCCGCTGCGTTATGCAGGTCAAATGGCACTGACCAACTACCTTGGTCAAACAATAATTTGTTTCATTCTATTCTTTGGCTTTGGGTTATATGGGAAAATCACCTTATGGCAAGGTCTTATCGTAACCATTATTATCTTTCCGATCCAAATCATTTTTAGCTACATTTGGCTTCGTCGATTTCAATTCGGACCGTTTGAATGGATATGGAGAACGATAACTTATGGAAAAGTTCAAAGGTTATCTAAAATTAATCCTTCGAATTAA
- a CDS encoding response regulator transcription factor, with product MYTILVIEDEESIRSFITINLKREGYHVLEADNGEEGLSIAREHPEISIILLDIMLPGMDGFEVCKHIRAQNESVGIIMLTAKVQEVDRVQGLITGADDYVNKPFSPKELLARIKSLIRRVNMLTKKISEHNNVSNDLFIELFPQKKQVKKGDQLIDLTPTEFALLKLLIENKEQPFNRNDLLDEVWGLDYPGDTKIVDVNIRRLRQKIEKDPSHPTLISTVWGYGYQWSDKEI from the coding sequence ATGTATACAATATTAGTAATAGAAGATGAAGAAAGTATTAGGAGCTTTATAACAATTAATTTGAAACGAGAAGGATATCATGTTCTTGAAGCAGATAACGGTGAAGAAGGCCTTTCAATCGCTCGTGAACATCCAGAAATTTCTATTATTTTATTAGATATTATGTTACCTGGGATGGACGGGTTTGAGGTTTGTAAACATATTAGAGCGCAAAACGAAAGTGTTGGTATTATTATGCTAACAGCAAAAGTTCAAGAAGTTGACCGTGTACAAGGTTTAATCACTGGAGCTGATGATTATGTCAATAAACCATTCAGTCCGAAAGAACTATTAGCTCGAATTAAATCGTTAATTAGAAGGGTTAACATGTTAACTAAGAAAATTTCGGAACATAACAATGTTAGTAATGATTTATTTATTGAACTTTTCCCTCAGAAAAAGCAAGTTAAAAAAGGAGATCAACTTATAGACTTAACACCGACCGAATTTGCTTTATTAAAGCTACTTATCGAGAACAAAGAACAGCCTTTTAATCGAAATGATTTACTTGATGAAGTATGGGGGCTTGATTATCCAGGTGATACAAAAATAGTTGATGTAAATATTCGTAGATTGCGACAAAAAATCGAAAAAGACCCTTCTCACCCTACTCTTATATCCACAGTTTGGGGTTACGGATACCAGTGGAGCGATAAAGAAATATGA
- a CDS encoding ABC transporter permease gives MSLTNMLSLIRNENMKIYRRISTWVLLGILITFVTIFGVALKVNTPEGITMWTFIEESSGLTAIITLFTVIIAGGIVATEFTQGTIKLLLIRPVSRTKILLSKYLSTMFFALTTLMQLFVTAFLLGGLLFGFESFTDPYIAPESTVEKSMLGHVLSLYGLNFVDVVMMSTFAFMISTVFRSSSLSIGLAIFLMFAGTTAVMLLIGIGYEEWAKYLLFANTDLSQHINNRPLIEGTTMRFSISVLIVYFASFVGLSWVVFNKRDVAA, from the coding sequence ATGTCATTGACTAATATGCTCTCACTTATTAGAAATGAAAATATGAAAATATATCGTCGTATATCTACATGGGTATTGCTGGGCATATTAATTACATTTGTAACCATTTTTGGAGTAGCCTTAAAAGTAAATACTCCTGAAGGAATTACTATGTGGACATTCATTGAAGAATCAAGTGGTTTAACAGCAATCATTACATTGTTTACTGTTATTATTGCAGGTGGAATTGTTGCTACAGAATTTACACAAGGTACGATTAAGCTACTTCTCATTCGTCCTGTTAGTAGAACGAAAATACTGCTATCAAAATATTTGTCGACGATGTTTTTTGCATTAACGACACTCATGCAATTATTTGTTACCGCCTTTTTGTTAGGTGGATTATTATTTGGATTTGAAAGCTTTACAGACCCATATATTGCCCCTGAAAGTACAGTAGAAAAATCTATGCTCGGGCATGTATTAAGCTTATACGGTTTAAATTTTGTGGACGTTGTGATGATGTCAACATTTGCGTTTATGATATCTACTGTGTTTAGAAGTAGCTCATTATCAATAGGGCTGGCTATATTCTTAATGTTTGCTGGTACTACAGCTGTCATGCTTTTAATAGGTATTGGATATGAAGAATGGGCGAAGTATTTATTATTTGCCAATACAGACCTTTCCCAACATATTAACAACCGTCCATTAATAGAAGGGACGACAATGAGGTTTTCAATTAGCGTCCTCATAGTATATTTTGCTAGCTTTGTTGGGCTATCTTGGGTCGTCTTTAATAAAAGAGATGTAGCTGCATAG
- a CDS encoding ABC transporter ATP-binding protein, translated as MEVALQIKQLTKDIGNKRIIDDLTFEVYQGEVFGFLGPNGAGKTTTIRMLVGLMSITSGEVHIKGINLKKNFEEALSQVGGIVENPEMYKYLSGYQNLVHYSRMIKGITKERIDEVVRLVGLENRIKNKVKTYSLGMRQRLGLAQALLHKPSLLILDEPTNGLDPAGIREVRDYLRKLAREEGLAVIVSSHLLSEMELMCDRIAIIQHGKLIGVQQVNEFVNEGEKLSVSFSVDSIDQAQATIDAEFPTIKSHIQHDRVEVEIDRESIPELVASLVHKQVKIYEIEQKSKSLEDRFLEVTGGNVID; from the coding sequence ATGGAAGTTGCTTTGCAAATTAAACAACTTACGAAAGACATAGGCAATAAGAGAATTATAGATGATTTGACATTTGAGGTTTATCAAGGCGAAGTATTTGGTTTTCTTGGTCCCAACGGTGCAGGAAAAACAACGACTATACGGATGCTTGTCGGTTTGATGTCTATCACTTCAGGTGAGGTTCATATTAAAGGAATAAACCTAAAAAAGAACTTTGAAGAAGCACTTAGTCAAGTAGGCGGAATTGTTGAAAATCCTGAAATGTATAAGTATTTATCAGGTTATCAAAATTTAGTTCATTACTCACGAATGATCAAGGGTATAACAAAGGAACGAATTGACGAAGTTGTTCGTTTAGTTGGACTCGAAAACAGAATAAAAAATAAAGTGAAAACCTATTCTCTCGGTATGCGCCAACGTCTAGGGTTAGCACAAGCATTGTTACATAAACCATCGTTGCTAATACTAGATGAACCTACAAATGGGCTTGATCCTGCAGGGATTCGTGAAGTAAGAGATTATTTACGTAAATTAGCGAGAGAGGAAGGATTAGCGGTGATTGTCTCAAGTCATTTGCTATCCGAAATGGAGCTGATGTGTGATCGGATTGCGATCATTCAGCATGGTAAGTTGATCGGAGTTCAGCAGGTGAATGAATTTGTTAACGAGGGTGAAAAACTGAGTGTGTCGTTTTCAGTTGACTCTATCGATCAAGCACAAGCAACGATTGACGCAGAATTTCCGACTATTAAATCTCATATTCAACACGATAGAGTAGAAGTTGAAATTGACAGAGAAAGTATACCTGAGCTCGTTGCAAGTCTTGTACATAAGCAAGTGAAAATATATGAAATTGAACAAAAATCAAAATCTCTTGAAGATAGATTTTTAGAAGTGACTGGAGGGAATGTCATTGACTAA
- a CDS encoding HAMP domain-containing sensor histidine kinase — MITGIKRRIVIHYTLVILLTVALFEGIFIGIIHFYYYDGIEKSLINHAEISASLANRQMNITKQNLDQNLSIIRDNLIHEGADLQVINEEGRVLTTSSGFGIESLIKTKDVQEALRGKTISWYMNNDVANERLLAVSTPLIDEGEPYAVIRYITSLEDVDRAVQNIYLISISIGVVVMIATFLISYTLANSIAKPIYELTGATKKIAKGNFESRIEESYIDEIGTLAKTFNYMAEELTKNDKMKNEFISSVSHEIRTPLTSIKGWSETMLSGDLANKEETTLGLSIIQKETDRLIGLVEDLLDFSAYNRDSIRLNLSTIDLSSLINDVTSQMKAKALNKHISIIFETSDIQVLSEIDPNRMKQVLINLLDNAIKYSPQNSSITITCTETNDNVIVTVMDEGNGIEEEEISNITKMFYQTNANKEGTGLGLAISQKIIDLHHGTLNIQSKINEGTTITVTIPKKK, encoded by the coding sequence ATGATTACTGGAATTAAGAGACGCATTGTTATACATTATACGCTCGTTATTTTATTAACAGTAGCGCTATTTGAAGGTATTTTTATCGGTATCATTCACTTTTATTATTATGATGGGATAGAAAAATCGTTAATTAACCATGCAGAAATTTCAGCTTCCTTAGCTAATAGACAAATGAACATTACAAAACAGAATTTGGATCAGAACTTGTCCATTATTCGAGATAACCTCATACATGAAGGAGCAGATTTACAAGTCATTAACGAAGAAGGAAGAGTTTTAACTACATCGAGTGGCTTTGGAATTGAATCGCTTATTAAAACAAAAGATGTTCAAGAGGCATTAAGGGGCAAAACAATTTCTTGGTACATGAATAACGATGTAGCAAATGAAAGACTGCTCGCTGTTTCTACTCCCCTCATAGATGAAGGCGAACCTTACGCTGTGATTCGCTATATTACTTCCTTAGAAGATGTAGACAGGGCAGTTCAAAATATCTATTTGATATCGATCAGTATAGGTGTTGTCGTTATGATTGCAACCTTTCTTATTAGTTATACTTTAGCAAACTCCATTGCTAAGCCAATCTATGAATTAACGGGCGCAACAAAAAAAATTGCGAAAGGTAATTTTGAAAGTAGAATAGAAGAATCTTACATTGATGAAATTGGTACACTAGCAAAGACCTTTAATTATATGGCTGAAGAATTAACGAAAAATGATAAAATGAAAAACGAATTTATATCTTCAGTATCCCACGAAATTCGCACACCCCTTACAAGTATTAAAGGGTGGAGTGAAACAATGCTCTCTGGGGACTTAGCAAATAAAGAAGAGACAACTCTTGGACTATCAATAATTCAAAAGGAAACAGATCGATTAATAGGCTTAGTAGAAGACCTGTTAGATTTCTCTGCATATAACAGAGATTCGATTAGATTAAATCTTTCAACTATAGACCTTTCAAGCCTAATTAATGATGTAACTTCTCAAATGAAAGCAAAGGCCTTAAACAAACATATATCAATTATCTTCGAAACCTCAGATATCCAAGTATTAAGTGAGATCGATCCGAATCGTATGAAGCAAGTGCTCATTAATTTACTGGATAATGCAATTAAATATTCTCCACAAAACAGTAGCATTACTATTACATGTACTGAAACGAATGATAATGTAATCGTTACTGTAATGGACGAAGGCAACGGTATTGAGGAAGAAGAAATATCTAACATTACGAAAATGTTCTATCAAACAAATGCCAACAAAGAAGGAACAGGCCTTGGACTTGCAATATCTCAAAAAATTATTGATCTTCATCACGGCACGCTTAACATCCAAAGTAAAATAAATGAGGGAACTACCATTACGGTTACCATTCCGAAAAAGAAATGA